In one window of Macadamia integrifolia cultivar HAES 741 chromosome 2, SCU_Mint_v3, whole genome shotgun sequence DNA:
- the LOC122072047 gene encoding uncharacterized protein LOC122072047, protein MAEEGSEVSVATPSSTPNWWELHAHHHHPLSSWNNNTTPWQPMNPNSNSSCEEDISISPSFTNASNQSGISVDSSRQLVETASSSSEVLMGEPSSDNQLWSEVLLSIGNSGELQNSQDVGDNVLEVLSSKNLSREMFEPAFDYLKKMDNCWELTNSPSLNNLEKQFNGYNGSLLENQRLNYNLSNLSLNNSSMGQYQEPDYPQMKQNFPNSSLNFVAGNNRSSAFLPCYGQDLKVESQQEIESFRASFQGPFNGNGCVGYQMGPKNNSVMRENNKYYYGISNAPLSGTRNLSSFTGSLNKPLVGFQASKACIKPLNSPKSEKQGNDSSSLAKGNGRGTGITNDGKKKRTDDTSDAPFKKPKQESSTTSSAKTQVPKVKLGDKITALQQIVSPFGKTDTASVLWEAIGYIKFLQEQVQLLSDPYMKTNKDPWGSLERKDKGDPKMDLNSRGLCLVPISCTPQVYRENTGSDYWTPTYRGCLYR, encoded by the exons ATGGCTGAAGAAGGCTCTGAAGTCTCTGTTGCAACCCCTTCTTCCACTCCAAATTGGTGGGAGCTCCATGCTCATCACCACCACCCTCTATCTTCATGGAACAACAATACCACTCCATGGCAACCCATGAACCCTAACTCCAACTCTTCATGTGAGGAGGACATCTCAATCTCACCTTCATTCACCAATGCTTCCAATCAATCTGGCATAAGTGTTGATTCATCTCGCCAACTTGTGGAAACAGCTTCATCTTCAAGTGAAGTACTCATGGGAGAACCTTCATCAGATAATCAACTTTGGAGTGAAGTTTTATT AAGCATTGGAAACAGTGGAGAGTTACAGAACAGTCAAGATGTAGGTGACAACGTTCTTGAAGTGCTGTCATCAAAGAATCTATCGAGAGAGATGTTCGAACCGGCCTTCGATTACTTGAAGAAAATGGATAATTGTTGGGAGCTCACCAATTCACCATCTTTAAACAACTTGGAGAAACAATTTAATGGTTATAATGGAAGCTTGTTGGAAAACCAAAGACTGAACTACAACTTGTCTAATTTATCCTTGAACAATTCTTCCATGGGCCAGTATCAAGAACCAGATTATCCTCAGATGAAGCAGAACTTTCCCAATTCATCCTTAAACTTTGTGGCAGGGAATAATAGAAGTTCTGCTTTCTTGCCATGTTATGGTCAAGATTTAAAAGTGGAAAGCCAACAAGAGATTGAATCCTTTAGGGCTTCATTTCAAGGGCCATTTAACGGTAATGGTTGTGTTGGATATCAAATGGGTCCTAAAAACAACTCAGTTATGAGAGAGAACAACAAATATTACTATGGGATTTCTAATGCACCGTTGTCTGGTACAAGGAACCTCTCATCTTTCACTGGCTCTTTAAATAAGCCACTAGTGGGTTTTCAGGCCTCTAAAGCTTGTATAAAACCCTTGAATTCGCCGAAAAGTGAGAAGCAAGGGAATGACTCATCTTCACTG GCAAAGGGGAACGGAAGAGGAACTGGAATTACAAATgatgggaagaagaaaagaactgATGATACTTCAGATGCTCCCTTTAAAAAACCTAAGCAAGAGAGCTCCACAACCTCATCCGCCAAG acACAGGTTCCTAAAGTTAAGTTGGGAGATAAGATCACTGCACTCCAACAAATTGTGTCACCTTTTGGGAAG ACTGATACTGCATCTGTCCTGTGGGAGGCTATTGGATATATAAAGTTTCTCCAAGAGCAAGTGCAG CTATTGAGTGACCCATACATGAAAACAAACAAG GACCCATGGGGAAGCTTGGAGAGGAAAGATAAAGGAGATCCAAAGATGGATTTGAACAGTAGAGGTCTTTGTTTAGTTCCTATTTCCTGTACTCCTCAAGTTTATCGCGAAAACACTGGATCAGATTACTGGACACCAACTTACAGAGGATGTTTATAcagatga